The Halorussus rarus genome includes the window GCTCGCCTACGCGGCGGATGGATCCGTCTGTCTCGCTCACCGGACGGCGTGTGTTCCGGCCGACGAGTCAGCCCTGCGTACGTTCTTCCTCCCCCTCGTCGTAGTCGGCGGGTACGCCCTCTTTCGCGCCTCTGAGACATTTCGGTTCGAATAGTCGCGCAACAGAGAACCGGCGAATCGACCGACGCGTGCCCCGTCCCGGCCAGGGACTTCCGACCGCGTGGTCCTGCGGTGCCGGAGCGTCGTCGCAGTCCCCGGTGTGCTTTGCCGACTCGGTGGGGTTTTAGCGCGCCGGGGAACAACCGCCTGTATGGCAACCTTTCGCTCGTTCGAGGGCCTCCGCGACGCGCTCGCGGACGCCGACTTCGACCGCCCGCCGGCGATCGTCTGCAACGCTCACGTCACCGGCCTGAGCGTGGCTCGCGCGCTCAAGGCCCGAGACGTGCCCGTCATCGCCGTCGACCGCAACGAGAAGGGCGTCGCGCCCTACTCCGAGGCGGTGGACTTCGCCGGCCGGGTCACCTACCCGCTGGACGACGAGGACGGCTTCCGCGAGGACGTCGAGGAGCTGGCGGCCCAGCTCGACCGCGACGCGGTGGCGTTCGGCTGCATGGACGAGTGGGTCCACGCCTTCTCCCGGACCGAACCCGATGGCGTCCGGCTGCCGTTCGCCGACCGCGAGGTCGTCGACCGGGTGCTCGACAAGGAGTCGCTGTACGCGGTCGCCGAGGACCTCGACGTCCCGTACCCCGAGACCTACCGCATCGCCGAGACCGACCCGGCCGAGACCGGCGGCGACCCCGGACCGGTCGAGGCGAGCGGCGGGAGCCGCGACAGCGTTCCCGCCGCCGAAGCCGCCGAGCGCCTGGGCTTCCCGCTCGTCGTCAAGCCCGCCCTGAAGCGCAAGTTCTCCGAGGCGGTCGGCACGAACGTCATCGAGGTCGCCGACGAGGCCGAGTTCGAGGACGTGGTGGCCAACGCCGCCGAGGAGGACATCCGCGTGATGGCCCAGGAGAAGGTCCCCGCCGTGCAGGGCGAGGACTGCTCGCTGGCCTCCTACGTCCCGGAGTCGGGCGAGGCCGTCTCGTTCGTCGGGAACGCCCGGGTCCGGTACCCGCTGGGGTACGGCACCTCCTGCGTCGTCCAACGGGCGGATGCGCCCCAGGTCGAGGAGAACGCCCTCGCCGTGCTCGAGGAGACGGGCTACTACGGCATCAGCGAGGCCGAGTTCCTCTACGACGGCGACCGCGAGGAGTACGTCCTCATCGACGTGAACACCCGGCCGTGGAAGTGGATCTCGCTGCCCGTGCGGGCCGGCGCGAACCTCCCGCTGGCGGCCTACAGCGACGCGGTGGAGGAGGACTACGAGGCCGACGAGATCCGGGACGGTCGGTGGGTCTACCTGGCGGACTACGTCAAGGCGATGGGCACCGACGGGTTCGCGGACGTGCTGGGCAAGCAGGACTGGCTCTCGCTCATGTCCGGCGAGTTCGAGGCCCGCGAGGACTTCACGACCGGCGTGTACCGACCCTCCGACCCCGGGCCGGCGTATCAGTTGCTGACCACGGAGTTCGGCACCCAGGAGTACTACTGCTCCTGTTGACGCCGCACGTGAACGACCGCACCGCCACCGTCGGACTGTTCGCGGCGCTCGCCACGCTGTGGGGGTTCTCGTTCCTGGCGATCTCGGTCGGCCTCGAATCGCTGGAGCCCGTGCTGTTCGCGGCCTTCCGGTACGACGTCGCGGCGGTCCTGCTGCTGGGCTACGCGCTGGTCGGCGACGCCGAATTCTGGCCGACCGACCGGGCCAGCGCGAGCGCCGTCCTCGCGGGCGGACTGTTCCTGGTCGCCGCGAACGCCTTCCTCTTCGTCGGCCAGCGGACCGTTCCCAGCGGGGTAGCGGCCATCATGCAGAGCCTGGTCCCCATCGCGACATCACTGTGGGCGCTCGCGCTGCTGCCCGAGGAGCGGGTCTCGGCCCGCGGCGGGGTAGGGATCGCGCTGGGACTCGTCGGCGTCGGGCTCATCGTCCGGCCGGACCCCGCGAACCTGCTCGGCGACGACGTCGTCGGCCGACTGCTCATCCTGCTCCAGGTCGCGGGGGTTGCGCTCGGCGGCGTCCTGATACAGCGCGCCCGTCCGACCCTCGACAGGACCGCCCTCACGGGGTGGTCGATGTTCGTCGGCGCGGTCGTCCTCCACGCCGTCAGCGCGGGACTGGGCGAACCGTTCGCGCTCCCGCGGACCCCGACGGCGATCGGGGCGGTCGCGTACCTCGGCGTCTTCGCCACCGCTATCGCCTTCGTCATCTACTTCACGCTCCTCGAAGTCCGCGGCGCGCTCGAGACGTCGCTGGTCGCCTACCTCGTGCCGGTCGTCGCGACCGTCGTCGGCGTCGCGTTCCTCGAGGAGTCGATCACACCGCTCACCCTCGTCGGGTTCCTCGTCGTGTTCGCCGGGTTCGTCGTCCTCAAGCGGCGCGCCATCGCCGACCTCGCGGACGACACGAGGCGGGTCGTCACGCAGGCCGACGACTGAGCGGTCGCCTCAGAGGTCGGCCGCACGTCTCGCCGGTATCCCCGCCTTTTCGGTCGCCGACAGCCACTACGGGAACAATGAGCAGCGACTACATCCACCTCAACCTCTTCACGATGAACTCGGTGGAGCACGTCACCACCGGGAACTGGCGGACGCCGGGCGACCAGTCGTACCGGTACAAGGACACCGAGTACTGGCTCGACGTGGCCCGGACCGCCGAGCGCGGCGGCTTCGACGGGGTGTTCTTCGCGGACGTGCGGGGCGTCTACGACGTGTACGGCGGCGACCGGGAGACCGCCATCGAGAACGCGATTCAGACCCCGTCGAACGACCCGGCGTACCTCATGCCCGCGATG containing:
- a CDS encoding DMT family transporter; protein product: MNDRTATVGLFAALATLWGFSFLAISVGLESLEPVLFAAFRYDVAAVLLLGYALVGDAEFWPTDRASASAVLAGGLFLVAANAFLFVGQRTVPSGVAAIMQSLVPIATSLWALALLPEERVSARGGVGIALGLVGVGLIVRPDPANLLGDDVVGRLLILLQVAGVALGGVLIQRARPTLDRTALTGWSMFVGAVVLHAVSAGLGEPFALPRTPTAIGAVAYLGVFATAIAFVIYFTLLEVRGALETSLVAYLVPVVATVVGVAFLEESITPLTLVGFLVVFAGFVVLKRRAIADLADDTRRVVTQADD
- a CDS encoding carboxylate--amine ligase; the protein is MATFRSFEGLRDALADADFDRPPAIVCNAHVTGLSVARALKARDVPVIAVDRNEKGVAPYSEAVDFAGRVTYPLDDEDGFREDVEELAAQLDRDAVAFGCMDEWVHAFSRTEPDGVRLPFADREVVDRVLDKESLYAVAEDLDVPYPETYRIAETDPAETGGDPGPVEASGGSRDSVPAAEAAERLGFPLVVKPALKRKFSEAVGTNVIEVADEAEFEDVVANAAEEDIRVMAQEKVPAVQGEDCSLASYVPESGEAVSFVGNARVRYPLGYGTSCVVQRADAPQVEENALAVLEETGYYGISEAEFLYDGDREEYVLIDVNTRPWKWISLPVRAGANLPLAAYSDAVEEDYEADEIRDGRWVYLADYVKAMGTDGFADVLGKQDWLSLMSGEFEAREDFTTGVYRPSDPGPAYQLLTTEFGTQEYYCSC